A single genomic interval of Nostoc commune NIES-4072 harbors:
- a CDS encoding succinate--CoA ligase subunit beta, whose product MDLLEYQVKEWFGKIGIPVLPSQRIDHPTDLKRLKIRFPIVLKSQVHGAERAKAGGVRFAETTIDAIAAAQNIFSLPIWGELPEVVLAESQYDANQEFYLAVVLDTAVCRPVLLGCKEADIDWESAGERMHHVVVEQEFSPFYARRLALKMGLQGTLMQSVSCVVQKMYHLFVQKDLDLVEINPLAVSATGQVMALNGKVRVNERSIKRHPDLTEMAAKIISRHTSTKIDGISGDWDGVKMHGKIGILGNGTGSVMATLDLVANAGGNPGLCLNLRHAFLTDTTPTTFRDRLETGLKILEADNSIQVILINFLGSIPQTEEVVEVIARVVQQDNSELNSQVGHSNGSKSRREQDFSPLVVRLAGSEFDAAKKYLATLKTSSNALFVVESLDEAVAAAVRLAKPTANKR is encoded by the coding sequence ATGGATTTATTAGAGTATCAAGTTAAAGAGTGGTTTGGCAAGATAGGCATTCCTGTATTGCCTTCCCAACGAATTGACCATCCCACAGATTTGAAACGTTTAAAAATTCGCTTTCCAATTGTACTGAAATCTCAAGTACATGGAGCGGAACGGGCAAAAGCCGGTGGAGTCAGATTTGCGGAGACTACAATTGATGCGATCGCAGCAGCTCAAAATATCTTTAGTTTACCAATATGGGGCGAATTGCCAGAAGTTGTGCTAGCAGAATCCCAATACGATGCCAACCAGGAATTTTATCTCGCGGTGGTTTTAGATACTGCTGTTTGCCGACCAGTACTTTTAGGTTGCAAGGAAGCAGATATTGATTGGGAATCGGCTGGGGAAAGAATGCACCATGTTGTCGTGGAACAGGAATTCTCGCCATTTTATGCCCGACGACTGGCTTTGAAAATGGGTTTACAGGGGACGCTGATGCAGTCGGTAAGCTGCGTTGTCCAGAAGATGTACCACTTATTTGTGCAAAAAGACCTGGATTTAGTCGAAATCAATCCCTTGGCAGTCAGTGCTACTGGTCAAGTTATGGCTCTTAATGGTAAAGTCAGGGTCAACGAACGGTCGATCAAGCGTCATCCCGACCTCACCGAGATGGCGGCAAAAATCATCAGTCGTCATACCAGTACTAAGATTGATGGTATATCGGGCGACTGGGATGGGGTGAAAATGCACGGTAAAATCGGTATTTTAGGTAATGGTACTGGTTCAGTAATGGCAACTTTGGATTTAGTCGCTAATGCTGGTGGCAATCCAGGTCTTTGTTTGAATCTACGTCATGCTTTCCTTACTGATACTACACCAACGACTTTCCGCGATCGCCTAGAGACAGGTCTAAAAATCCTAGAGGCTGATAACAGCATTCAAGTAATATTAATTAACTTTCTGGGTAGCATTCCTCAAACAGAAGAAGTGGTTGAAGTTATAGCTAGAGTTGTGCAGCAAGACAACAGCGAACTTAACTCACAGGTTGGGCATTCTAATGGCAGTAAAAGTCGGCGAGAGCAGGATTTTTCACCCTTAGTTGTCCGTCTTGCTGGTTCAGAATTTGATGCTGCGAAAAAGTATTTAGCAACACTAAAAACCTCCAGCAATGCGCTCTTTGTGGTAGAAAGTTTAGATGAGGCAGTAGCGGCAGCAGTTCGTCTGGCTAAACCAACGGCTAATAAGAGGTAA
- a CDS encoding succinate--CoA ligase subunit alpha, with protein MNLAPDSKVLIQGFCEFISGTHVAQMKAYGTNLVAGVNPGCGGQELHGLPVFDLVEEVIEQFGVIDTTIICVDPYDVLDAALEAIASNIRQIIIITAGVPPLDMVQLLRKAEACETLVVGPNSPGIIVPGKILLGTQPSEFYTPGKVGIVSRSSTLTYEIAYELTKAGLGQSISVSIGSDAIVGSSFLQWLQILDEDETTEAIVLVGQPGGGSEEAAARYITEAIDKPVIAYIAGRLAPPGKTWRQTGTLATVIGRDPNFGTAQSKLAALKEAEVPVAERPSQIPELLRKEIS; from the coding sequence ATGAACCTAGCGCCAGACAGTAAAGTATTAATTCAAGGCTTTTGTGAATTTATATCAGGCACTCATGTTGCTCAAATGAAAGCTTATGGTACGAACTTAGTAGCCGGTGTCAATCCTGGATGTGGCGGACAGGAACTGCATGGACTGCCAGTTTTTGACTTAGTAGAAGAAGTAATAGAACAATTTGGGGTAATTGACACAACAATTATCTGTGTAGATCCTTACGACGTGTTAGATGCGGCATTAGAAGCGATCGCTTCTAATATTCGCCAGATCATTATTATCACTGCTGGCGTGCCACCTTTGGATATGGTGCAATTACTCCGCAAAGCCGAAGCCTGTGAAACTTTGGTAGTTGGGCCAAATAGTCCGGGGATCATTGTGCCGGGGAAAATTCTTTTAGGTACTCAACCAAGCGAATTTTATACTCCTGGGAAAGTGGGGATCGTTAGTCGTAGCAGCACCCTTACCTACGAAATCGCCTACGAATTAACAAAAGCAGGTTTGGGGCAGTCGATTAGTGTCAGTATTGGTAGTGATGCGATCGTTGGTTCCTCCTTTCTCCAATGGCTGCAAATTCTCGATGAGGATGAAACTACAGAGGCGATCGTTTTAGTTGGTCAACCTGGCGGTGGTAGTGAAGAAGCAGCAGCCCGATACATTACCGAGGCAATTGATAAACCAGTAATTGCCTACATTGCAGGTAGACTTGCACCACCAGGAAAAACTTGGCGTCAAACTGGGACTTTAGCAACAGTTATCGGACGCGATCCTAACTTTGGCACAGCTCAAAGTAAATTAGCTGCTTTAAAAGAAGCGGAAGTTCCAGTAGCTGAACGTCCTTCTCAGATTCCAGAATTATTGAGAAAGGAGATTAGCTAA
- a CDS encoding DUF1499 domain-containing protein, which translates to MSRLLTAFAQRLLRSITFVILLTLINTLILPTAAWAASSALGVNNGHLSSCPASDNCVVSQDGDPKHAIDPIAYYIDRDAARKTLLKTLTVVPRTEVIEQTDNYIHALSKSRIFKFIDDVEFYFPPNESVIHLRSAARVGESDLGVNRRRLEQIRLALRDLNI; encoded by the coding sequence ATGTCTCGTTTGCTAACAGCCTTCGCGCAGCGACTCCTGCGGAGTATCACTTTTGTAATATTGCTAACTTTGATTAATACTTTAATACTTCCTACCGCAGCTTGGGCTGCCTCTTCTGCTTTGGGAGTTAATAATGGTCATCTTAGTTCATGTCCAGCTTCAGACAACTGTGTTGTGAGTCAAGATGGTGATCCCAAACATGCCATTGACCCAATTGCCTATTATATAGATCGTGATGCAGCACGAAAAACCTTATTAAAAACTCTCACCGTCGTTCCCCGCACAGAAGTTATAGAACAAACAGATAATTACATCCACGCTCTTTCTAAAAGCCGCATTTTCAAATTTATTGATGATGTAGAGTTTTATTTCCCTCCCAATGAGTCGGTAATTCATCTGCGTTCGGCAGCTCGCGTGGGAGAGTCGGATCTTGGTGTTAATCGCAGGCGTTTGGAGCAAATTCGTCTGGCTCTGCGCGATCTAAATATTTGA
- a CDS encoding DUF2252 domain-containing protein, which translates to MSRLKVSDSNDNNVFDTTDFDEGYLGPYIWDLRRMAVSILLAAKENGLSSSDAQDIVRNFLDTYLNKMSDFKGTNNELSYRLESGNTNGVVKDLIQKTSNKNRSSLLSKYTQLNHSKNRVFKTTSKLQPVSSSNYSDIAGAMSSYIASIPSSKRYNNSYYALKDIRLKLGSGTGSLGKYRYYLLIEGPSSGTDDDRILEMKQEGSSAVAMAFRPPEVIAVPGLLPTSVYGNQEGARVAIATKAMLSNTDPLVGYTTVNSIPFMVHEKSPYQVDFDYTLLTTKSKFMDAMGYAGKVVAKNHAISDKDYDAAIIPVSVDKEVTDIVSGNKAVFKDEIVNFAVDYATQVEYDYTSFVNAYNQGVILY; encoded by the coding sequence ATGTCTCGGTTAAAAGTATCAGATAGCAACGACAACAACGTTTTTGACACCACCGATTTTGATGAAGGCTATCTTGGCCCCTACATTTGGGACTTGCGACGGATGGCAGTCTCTATCTTATTGGCAGCTAAAGAGAACGGTCTTAGCTCAAGTGATGCTCAAGATATTGTTCGGAATTTTTTGGATACTTATCTGAACAAGATGAGCGACTTTAAGGGAACCAATAATGAACTGTCATACCGTTTGGAATCTGGCAATACAAATGGTGTGGTCAAAGATTTGATTCAAAAAACATCAAACAAGAACCGTTCTAGCTTGCTAAGTAAGTACACGCAGTTAAATCATAGTAAAAATCGAGTATTCAAGACCACCTCAAAACTTCAACCCGTATCCAGCAGCAACTATTCCGACATTGCTGGGGCTATGAGTAGCTACATTGCCTCAATTCCTAGCAGCAAACGCTACAACAATAGTTATTATGCTCTCAAAGACATTCGGCTAAAATTAGGTTCAGGCACTGGTAGTCTTGGTAAGTACCGATATTACTTACTGATTGAGGGGCCAAGTTCAGGAACCGACGACGATCGCATTTTGGAGATGAAGCAGGAAGGTAGTAGTGCAGTTGCGATGGCGTTCCGCCCACCGGAGGTGATCGCAGTTCCAGGTCTGCTACCAACTTCAGTTTACGGCAATCAAGAAGGGGCGAGGGTGGCGATCGCCACTAAAGCAATGCTTTCCAATACTGATCCTTTGGTTGGCTACACTACGGTCAATAGCATACCGTTTATGGTACATGAAAAATCACCATACCAAGTGGACTTTGACTATACATTGCTAACCACTAAATCAAAATTCATGGATGCGATGGGGTATGCGGGTAAGGTCGTTGCCAAGAACCATGCAATTTCTGATAAAGACTATGATGCTGCGATTATTCCCGTAAGCGTTGACAAAGAAGTGACTGATATTGTTAGCGGTAACAAGGCTGTATTCAAAGATGAAATTGTTAACTTTGCGGTGGACTATGCAACTCAAGTTGAGTATGACTATACGAGTTTTGTAAATGCCTATAACCAAGGGGTGATACTCTACTAG
- a CDS encoding RNA-guided endonuclease InsQ/TnpB family protein — translation MSSVADCTDLGSTRSKSLKTVSYRVYPVKELEFIWKKWVAAVRKVYNISIAYLNENQGFNKVGKKGGKMGFRTMLKGSGLIPQWCLDLNVSKILDNASMEAYKAWSETDKNPKTIGKGKDKKPHPQAGLKIAKFRSIRDQKLTIQFDPSAYKNGRWMVSTTKHLPQPEFKGQSFCILTDGSSELTYNKGRWFAHFPVELEQVVSVTNKVIALDPGVRTFMTGFDGSDFLEFANGDFNKIAKLCSHLDKLKSKHDLCVGHKFKRLRYKLRRTMERLRTRIKNLRSECHKQVGSYLAKNYDVIVLPTFETSQMVVKKKRKLKNKTARAMMTWAFYQFSQTLEHLCNRYGSKLVRITEEYTSKTCTKCGHVHRKLGSSKNFICPNCGYEIPRDFNGAVGIFLKAMWDTTFTDIVGDVVLDIQDISNVGKCLG, via the coding sequence ATGTCTTCAGTTGCCGATTGTACGGACTTAGGAAGTACAAGAAGCAAGTCGTTGAAGACAGTGAGTTACCGAGTGTATCCAGTAAAGGAACTTGAGTTTATTTGGAAGAAATGGGTTGCTGCTGTTCGCAAGGTTTATAACATCTCTATTGCTTATCTAAACGAAAATCAAGGTTTTAATAAAGTAGGCAAGAAAGGTGGAAAGATGGGATTTAGAACCATGCTTAAAGGCTCTGGTTTAATACCCCAATGGTGTTTAGATTTGAATGTTTCCAAAATACTAGATAATGCTTCAATGGAAGCATATAAGGCATGGTCGGAAACTGACAAGAATCCTAAGACTATTGGTAAGGGTAAGGATAAAAAACCACATCCTCAAGCAGGGTTAAAGATTGCTAAATTCCGAAGTATCCGTGACCAAAAGTTAACTATTCAATTTGACCCATCAGCCTATAAAAATGGTAGATGGATGGTATCAACTACTAAACATCTACCACAACCTGAATTTAAAGGACAAAGCTTTTGTATTCTAACTGATGGGTCTTCAGAATTAACCTACAACAAAGGTCGCTGGTTCGCTCACTTCCCCGTAGAATTGGAGCAAGTCGTCAGTGTGACAAATAAAGTAATAGCGCTTGACCCTGGCGTTAGAACTTTTATGACTGGTTTTGATGGTAGTGATTTTTTGGAATTTGCTAACGGAGATTTCAATAAAATAGCGAAACTTTGTTCACACCTAGATAAGCTAAAATCAAAGCATGACTTGTGTGTTGGACATAAGTTTAAGCGTCTTAGATACAAATTAAGGCGCACGATGGAAAGACTCAGAACTAGAATCAAGAATCTACGCTCTGAGTGCCATAAACAAGTCGGGTCATATCTAGCTAAAAACTACGATGTGATTGTACTTCCTACCTTTGAAACTTCCCAGATGGTTGTTAAAAAGAAACGGAAGTTAAAAAATAAGACAGCGAGAGCGATGATGACTTGGGCGTTCTATCAGTTCTCTCAAACCCTTGAACATTTGTGCAACCGCTACGGTTCCAAATTGGTGAGAATAACTGAAGAATATACATCAAAGACCTGCACTAAATGCGGTCACGTTCATAGAAAACTTGGTAGTTCTAAGAACTTTATTTGCCCTAACTGTGGTTATGAAATACCACGAGACTTTAATGGAGCCGTGGGGATTTTCCTCAAGGCAATGTGGGATACCACCTTTACCGATATTGTCGGTGATGTTGTACTGGATATTCAAGATATCTCAAATGTCGGAAAATGTCTCGGTTAA
- a CDS encoding recombinase family protein, whose translation MPVNYVPPRVAATRLGVSTKTLERWLEDGKIEGIFTQGGQRRYNLDSVIPVRRGNPADERVILLYARVSSRGQKNDLEQQIEFLTARYPDAEIITDIGSGLNFKRKGLQALLDRVLTNTCKLVVISGLELSPDAESLFYEMCNFHKCEIKKWEDLLKI comes from the coding sequence ATGCCAGTAAACTATGTACCTCCAAGAGTCGCTGCTACCAGATTGGGAGTCAGCACCAAAACTCTCGAAAGGTGGCTCGAAGACGGGAAAATCGAAGGCATCTTCACTCAAGGGGGGCAACGAAGATATAACCTCGATTCAGTTATCCCTGTTCGACGCGGCAATCCCGCAGATGAACGAGTCATACTTTTATATGCCAGAGTTTCAAGTCGCGGTCAGAAAAATGACCTTGAGCAACAGATTGAGTTTCTTACTGCTCGTTACCCCGACGCAGAAATTATCACCGACATTGGAAGTGGACTCAACTTCAAACGAAAAGGTCTTCAAGCCTTACTGGACAGAGTTCTCACAAACACTTGTAAACTTGTTGTCATAAGTGGTTTAGAGCTTAGTCCTGACGCAGAATCATTATTCTACGAAATGTGTAATTTTCATAAATGTGAAATAAAAAAATGGGAAGACCTGTTAAAGATTTAG
- a CDS encoding DUF2252 family protein translates to MLRHISAIVFVLIFILGFPSPVQAATVRSIWVENEIYQYNHPFASQLPQELAKKMQKMKASPFAFYRGTDHVFYRDMQTLPSSGFVNSSTSAIWLEGDMHLQNLGGMRVNYRT, encoded by the coding sequence ATGCTCAGACATATATCTGCAATCGTATTTGTCTTAATCTTTATTTTGGGGTTTCCATCTCCAGTTCAAGCTGCAACTGTCCGTTCAATTTGGGTGGAGAATGAAATTTACCAATATAATCATCCCTTTGCTTCTCAATTGCCTCAAGAACTGGCAAAAAAAATGCAAAAGATGAAGGCTAGCCCTTTTGCCTTTTATCGGGGGACAGATCACGTTTTTTATCGTGATATGCAGACCTTGCCAAGTTCGGGATTTGTGAATTCTTCTACCTCAGCTATCTGGTTAGAGGGAGATATGCATCTGCAAAATCTTGGGGGGATGAGAGTAAATTATAGGACGTAA
- a CDS encoding RibD family protein — MSAIQTTVVLAMTADGKISAVDPKAPRDSDPVDQAHLEYQTSLADLVLVGAGTIRAEGETYTIRNPELLAARKIRGQSPQPITCVVSGSLDLSLDLPFLSQDIERWIFTTRTGLKRNSDATSLQKLAELIDLGETDLDWDRAYSLMAERGIHKVIVLGGGALTAALLKAGRIDDWWLTIWPIIYGGKHAPSPVEGEGFLPQAAPHLQLVETRQVGSQLFLNYRILS, encoded by the coding sequence ATGTCAGCTATCCAAACAACTGTGGTTCTTGCGATGACGGCCGATGGAAAAATTAGTGCCGTAGATCCTAAAGCGCCTCGTGATTCCGATCCTGTTGATCAAGCACACCTAGAGTATCAAACTTCCCTTGCCGATTTAGTCCTGGTAGGAGCAGGGACGATTCGGGCTGAGGGGGAAACCTATACAATTCGCAATCCCGAACTTTTGGCTGCACGTAAGATTCGAGGTCAGTCTCCCCAGCCTATTACCTGCGTTGTCTCAGGTTCCCTAGACCTATCGCTGGACTTGCCTTTTTTAAGCCAGGACATTGAGCGATGGATATTTACGACACGGACTGGTTTAAAGCGTAATTCTGATGCAACAAGCTTGCAAAAGCTAGCTGAATTAATCGATTTGGGAGAGACAGACTTAGACTGGGATCGGGCTTACAGCTTGATGGCAGAGCGGGGTATTCACAAAGTCATTGTTTTGGGAGGCGGCGCTTTAACAGCCGCTTTACTAAAGGCAGGGCGAATTGACGATTGGTGGTTAACAATTTGGCCCATCATTTATGGAGGAAAGCACGCCCCTAGTCCAGTGGAGGGAGAGGGTTTTCTTCCCCAAGCTGCTCCTCATCTTCAACTTGTCGAAACTCGTCAGGTTGGAAGTCAGTTGTTTTTAAATTACCGCATTCTCAGTTGA
- the psbA gene encoding photosystem II q(b) protein: MTTTLQRRESANVWDRFCEWITSTNNRLYIGWFGVLMIPTLLAATACFVIAFIAAPPVDIDGIREPVAGSLIYGNNIISGAVVPSSNAIGLHFYPIWEAASLDEWLYNGGPYQLVIFHFLIGVFCYLGREWELSYRLGMRPWIAIAYSAPVAAATAVFLVYPIGQGSFSDGMPLGISGTFNFMIVFQAEHNILMHPFHQLGVAGVFGGSLFSAMHGSLVTSSLVRETTETESQNYGYKFGQEEETYNIVAAHGYFGRLIFQYASFNNSRSLHFFLAAWPVIGIWFTALGVSTMAFNLNGFNFNQSIIDSSGRVISTWADVINRANLGMEVMHERNAHNFPLDLAAGDVAPVAMSAPAING; encoded by the coding sequence ATGACAACAACCTTACAACGTCGCGAAAGCGCCAACGTATGGGATCGGTTTTGCGAGTGGATCACCAGCACCAACAACCGCCTTTACATCGGTTGGTTCGGAGTATTAATGATCCCCACCCTACTAGCAGCCACCGCCTGCTTCGTAATCGCCTTCATCGCAGCACCTCCAGTAGACATCGATGGTATCCGTGAACCAGTTGCAGGTTCTTTGATCTACGGAAACAACATCATCTCTGGTGCAGTAGTACCTTCCTCCAACGCCATCGGTTTACACTTCTACCCAATTTGGGAAGCAGCATCTCTAGATGAGTGGTTATACAACGGTGGCCCTTACCAATTGGTAATCTTCCACTTCTTGATCGGCGTATTCTGCTACCTGGGTCGTGAATGGGAACTATCCTACCGCTTAGGTATGCGTCCTTGGATTGCGATCGCTTATTCAGCTCCAGTAGCAGCAGCAACAGCAGTATTCTTGGTATACCCAATCGGACAAGGTTCATTCTCTGACGGTATGCCCTTGGGTATCTCCGGAACCTTCAACTTCATGATCGTGTTCCAAGCAGAACACAACATCTTGATGCACCCCTTCCACCAACTAGGTGTAGCAGGTGTATTCGGTGGTTCACTGTTCTCTGCAATGCACGGATCTCTTGTAACTTCTTCACTAGTTCGTGAAACCACCGAAACCGAGTCACAAAACTACGGTTACAAATTCGGTCAAGAAGAAGAAACCTACAACATCGTTGCAGCCCACGGCTACTTCGGTCGTCTAATTTTCCAATACGCTTCTTTCAACAACAGCCGTTCACTGCACTTCTTCTTAGCAGCATGGCCTGTAATCGGAATCTGGTTCACCGCCTTGGGTGTAAGCACAATGGCGTTCAACTTGAACGGTTTCAACTTCAACCAATCAATTATTGATTCAAGCGGTCGCGTGATCAGCACTTGGGCTGATGTAATCAACCGGGCTAACTTGGGTATGGAAGTAATGCACGAGCGTAACGCTCACAACTTCCCCCTAGATTTAGCTGCTGGTGATGTTGCTCCTGTAGCAATGAGCGCTCCTGCTATCAACGGTTAA
- a CDS encoding DUF2834 domain-containing protein has product MVRKIAFGLLWLGFTTYAFFLAPPEQPGTFELIKNLSTGQWQGVNPLVIALFNLMGIWPLIYSAVVFIDGRGQKIPAWLFATASFGVGAFALLPYLALREPNNKFVGKKNTLLKLLDSRVTAVVLTVATVLLVVYGLTGGDWGNFVQQWQTNRFINVMSLDFCLLCLLFPALLEDDMARRGWKNSQMFWLIALIPLFGPLIYLCVRPPLPEVGIEAIPSQQPAAN; this is encoded by the coding sequence ATGGTTAGAAAAATTGCCTTTGGCCTGCTGTGGCTGGGATTCACTACTTATGCTTTTTTCCTGGCTCCTCCTGAGCAACCTGGTACATTCGAGTTAATTAAAAATCTTTCTACTGGCCAATGGCAAGGCGTTAACCCATTAGTCATAGCACTATTCAACCTCATGGGCATCTGGCCGCTCATCTACAGTGCAGTAGTATTTATTGATGGTAGAGGACAAAAAATACCTGCTTGGCTATTTGCTACTGCCTCTTTTGGAGTCGGGGCATTTGCTTTGTTACCCTATTTAGCCCTTAGAGAACCAAATAATAAGTTTGTTGGTAAAAAGAATACCTTGCTGAAGCTGCTAGATTCTCGTGTGACTGCGGTTGTCTTGACGGTAGCCACGGTTCTTCTAGTTGTTTATGGTTTAACAGGAGGAGATTGGGGTAATTTTGTGCAACAGTGGCAAACTAACCGCTTCATCAATGTCATGAGTTTAGATTTCTGTCTACTTTGCCTATTATTTCCAGCTTTGCTAGAGGATGATATGGCGCGTCGTGGTTGGAAAAATTCACAAATGTTCTGGTTAATAGCGTTGATACCGCTATTCGGGCCATTGATTTATTTGTGTGTGCGTCCACCTCTACCAGAAGTGGGTATAGAAGCAATACCGAGTCAGCAGCCAGCTGCAAATTAA
- the hrcA gene encoding heat-inducible transcriptional repressor HrcA, whose product MEVQLTNRQQHILWATVRHYIATAEPVGSKALVEEYDLGVSSATIRNVMGVLEKSGLLYQPHASAGRVPSDSGYRIYVDQLITPSLRDAARTETLGREVEVALQKRLQWEDWSLETLLQGAAQILATLSGCISLITMPQTTTALLRHLQLVQIEAGRIMLIVVTDSYETHSKLMDLSPIPEETQRDSEVIDRELQIVSNFLNTHLRGRSLLELANLNWSELDQEFQRYGEFLKHSVAELTRRTHAPTATQIMVRGVSEVLRQPEFSQLQQVQTIIHLLEEEQDQLWRLIFEEPELEDVRKSKVTVRIGAENLLEPIRTCTLISSTYRRGSIPVGSVGVLGPTRLDYENAIAVVASAADYLSEAFSYFNP is encoded by the coding sequence ATGGAAGTCCAGTTAACAAATCGACAACAGCATATACTTTGGGCAACGGTACGTCACTACATTGCTACGGCAGAGCCTGTTGGTTCAAAAGCTTTGGTCGAGGAGTACGACCTGGGTGTAAGTTCAGCCACAATTCGCAATGTGATGGGCGTTTTAGAAAAGTCCGGGTTACTTTACCAACCACACGCCTCTGCTGGACGTGTCCCTTCAGATTCAGGTTATCGCATTTATGTTGACCAGCTAATTACACCTTCTCTACGAGACGCCGCGCGAACCGAAACTTTAGGACGAGAAGTAGAGGTGGCATTGCAAAAGCGCCTCCAGTGGGAAGATTGGAGTTTAGAAACCCTACTGCAAGGAGCCGCACAAATTTTAGCCACCTTGAGTGGTTGCATTAGCTTGATTACCATGCCGCAAACGACTACAGCACTATTGCGACATCTGCAATTAGTGCAAATTGAAGCGGGGCGGATCATGCTAATTGTAGTCACCGATAGTTATGAGACACATTCCAAGTTGATGGACTTGTCACCAATACCAGAAGAAACACAACGTGATTCAGAGGTAATTGATCGCGAGTTACAAATTGTTTCTAACTTTTTGAATACCCACTTGCGGGGCCGAAGTCTGTTGGAATTAGCCAACCTCAACTGGAGCGAACTAGATCAGGAATTCCAACGCTACGGGGAATTTTTGAAACATTCAGTTGCCGAATTGACTCGTCGCACTCATGCGCCGACTGCAACCCAAATTATGGTTCGGGGTGTGTCAGAAGTTTTGCGCCAGCCCGAATTTTCCCAGTTACAGCAGGTACAAACAATTATCCACCTGCTGGAAGAAGAACAAGACCAGCTATGGCGATTAATATTTGAGGAACCAGAACTTGAGGATGTGCGTAAGTCAAAGGTAACGGTTCGCATTGGTGCAGAAAATCTTCTAGAACCGATACGCACCTGCACCTTGATTTCTTCCACCTATCGCCGAGGTTCAATACCAGTGGGAAGTGTGGGAGTTTTGGGGCCAACGCGTCTAGATTATGAAAATGCGATCGCAGTAGTAGCATCTGCTGCTGATTACCTCTCAGAAGCTTTCAGTTATTTCAATCCCTAA
- a CDS encoding rhodanese-like domain-containing protein, translated as MNQISVQELAQRLSSGDASIQLVDVREPQELEIASIEGFVNLPLSQFAEWGDQVPNLFNPQAETLVLCHHGIRSAQMCQWLIAQGFTNVQNISGGIDAYSVLVDHSIPQY; from the coding sequence ATGAACCAGATTAGTGTACAAGAACTGGCACAACGTCTTTCTTCTGGTGATGCAAGTATTCAGCTAGTAGATGTACGCGAACCACAAGAATTAGAAATTGCTAGCATTGAGGGCTTTGTCAACCTACCCTTGAGTCAATTTGCCGAATGGGGAGATCAAGTTCCTAACCTCTTCAATCCCCAAGCTGAAACCCTTGTACTATGCCACCACGGCATCCGTTCTGCCCAGATGTGCCAGTGGTTAATTGCTCAAGGTTTTACAAATGTGCAAAATATTTCGGGTGGTATTGATGCTTATTCCGTCTTAGTAGACCATTCAATTCCCCAGTATTAG